In a single window of the Cucumis melo cultivar AY chromosome 11, USDA_Cmelo_AY_1.0, whole genome shotgun sequence genome:
- the LOC103495949 gene encoding homeobox-leucine zipper protein HDG2-like isoform X2, producing the protein MPAGIMTPARNMGSMIGRNGNNNVAGFSSPSGLPFSQPSIMDAHLLPLDIPQNTSESDLARIRDDDFDSATKSGSDNNHELVSGDDQDPRPKKKRYHRHTQHQIQEMEAFFKECPHPDDKQRKELSRELGLEPLQVKFWFQNKRTQMKNQHERHENTQLRTENEKLRADNMRYREALSNASCPNCGGPTAIGEMSFDEHHLRLENARLREEIDRISAIAAKYVGKPVVNYPLLSPPVPSRPLELGMANFGPQPGLGGGDIYGSASDLIRSISAPTEADKPMIIELAVAAMEELTRMAQMGEPLWMTTLDGSTHMLNEDEYLRTFPRGIGPKPSGFKCEASRESAVVIMNHINLVEILMDVNQWSTLFSGIVSRAMTLEVLSTGVAGNYNGALQVMTSEFQVPSPLVPTRESYFVRYCKQHGDGTWAVVDVSLDDLRPTPGVRCRRRPSGCLIQEMPNGYSKVTWVEHVEVDDRGVHNLYKQLVSSGQAFGAKRWVTTLDRQCERLASAMATNIPTGDVGVITNQEGRKSMLKLAERMVISFCAGVSASTTHTWTTLSGTGADDVRVMTRKSIDDPGRPHGIVLSAATSFWLPVPPKRIFDFLRDENSRSEWDILSNGGVVQEMAHIANGRDTGNCVSLLRVNSANSSQSNMLILQESCTDPTASFVIYAPVDVVAMNLVLNGGDPDYVALLPSGFAILPDGGGGEGVSGGSLLTVAFQILVDSVPTAKLSLGSVATVNNLIACTVERIKASLSCENA; encoded by the exons ATGCCTGCCGGAATTATGACACCGGCCAGAAACATGGGGTCGATGATTGGAAGAAATGGGAATAATAATGTTGCTGGATTTTCCTCTCCTTCTGGACTTCCTTTTTCTCAG CCAAGCATTATGGATGCTCACCTTCTCCCTCTAGACATCCCTCAAAACACTTCTGAAAGCGATCTTGCTCGAATCAGAGATGACGACTTTGACAGTGCTACTAAATCCGGCAGCGACAACAACCATGAGCTCGTCTCCGGTGACGACCAAGATCCTCGTCCTAAAAAGAAGCGGTATCATCGTCATACTCAACATCAGATCCAAGAAATGGAAGC GTTCTTCAAAGAGTGTCCTCACCCTGATGACAAACAAAGAAAGGAATTAAGCAGGGAATTAGGGTTAGAGCCTTTGCAAGTCAAATTTTGGTTCCAAAACAAACGCACTCAAATGAag AATCAACACGAGAGGCACGAGAATACTCAACTTCGAACTGAAAATGAGAAGCTTAGAGCTGATAACATGAGATATAGAGAAGCCCTAAGCAATGCTTCATGCCCTAATTGTGGTGGCCCTACTGCCATTGGTGAAATGTCTTTTGATGAACATCATCTTAGACTCGAAAATGCCCGTCTCCGCGAAGAG ATCGATCGCATATCAGCAATAGCTGCAAAATACGTAGGGAAGCCAGTGGTGAACTACCCTTTACTTTCTCCACCAGTCCCATCTCGTCCACTAGAGTTAGGAATGGCCAACTTCGGGCCACAACCCGGCCTGGGAGGAGGAGACATCTACGGCTCCGCCAGCGACCTAATCCGATCCATCAGTGCCCCAACGGAGGCCGATAAACCAATGATCATTGAGCTAGCCGTTGCAGCTATGGAAGAGCTAACTAGAATGGCTCAAATGGGTGAGCCATTGTGGATGACTACACTGGATGGCTCCACCCATATGCTCAATGAAGATGAGTACTTAAGAACTTTTCCAAGAGGTATTGGTCCTAAGCCTTCTGGGTTTAAATGTGAAGCTTCTCGTGAATCGGCTGTTGTCATCATGAACCACATTAACCTAGTCGAGATTCTCATGGACGTg AATCAATGGTCGACTTTATTTTCTGGAATTGTGTCTAGAGCTATGACACTTGAAGTATTATCAACCGGTGTTGCTGGAAATTACAATGGTGCTTTGCAAGTG ATGACGTCGGAATTTCAAGTTCCATCGCCACTTGTTCCGACTCGGGAAAGCTACTTCGTTAGATATTGTAAGCAGCATGGAGACGGGACGTGGGCGGTGGTGGATGTTTCGTTGGATGATCTACGCCCTACCCCTGGTGTTCGATGTAGACGAAGACCTTCGGGTTGTTTGATCCAGGAAATGCCAAATGGTTATTCAAAG GTTACATGGGTTGAGCATGTAGAAGTGGATGATAGAGGAGTTCATAATCTTTACAAGCAACTAGTGAGCTCTGGCCAAGCTTTTGGGGCTAAACGCTGGGTTACAACATTAGATCGCCAATGTGAACGACTTGCCAGTGCCATGGCCACTAACATTCCTACTGGTGATGTTGGag TAATAACGAATCAAGAAGGGAGAAAGAGTATGTTGAAGCTGGCTGAGAGAATGGTGATAAGCTTTTGTGCTGGAGTGAGCGCCTCCACAACTCACACATGGACTACTTTGTCGGGTACGGGTGCGGACGACGTTCGAGTCATGACTCGAAAGAGCATCGACGACCCGGGAAGACCTCATGGTATTGTCCTTAGTGCCGCAACTTCCTTCTGGCTTCCTGTTCCACCTAAGAGAATCTTCGATTTTCTTCGAGATGAAAACTCTCGCAGTGAG TGGGACATTCTTTCCAACGGCGGAGTAGTTCAAGAAATGGCTCACATTGCCAACGGCCGCGACACTGGCAACTGCGTATCTCTCCTACGAGTAAAC AGCGCAAATTCAAGCCAAAGCAACATGCTAATCTTGCAAGAAAGCTGCACAGATCCAACAGCCTCATTCGTGATCTACGCACCAGTCGACGTAGTAGCAATGAACCTCGTCCTAAATGGTGGCGATCCCGACTATGTAGCACTACTCCCCTCAGGGTTTGCCATTCTTCCTGACGGCGGAGGCGGAGAGGGAGTTTCGGGAGGGTCGTTGCTGACGGTTGCATTTCAAATACTGGTGGATTCAGTGCCGACGGCAAAACTGTCACTAGGGTCAGTTGCAACGGTAAACAATCTGATAGCTTGTACGGTGGAAAGGATAAAAGCTTCATTATCATGTGAGAATGCATAA
- the LOC103495949 gene encoding homeobox-leucine zipper protein HDG2-like isoform X1, with translation MPAGIMTPARNMGSMIGRNGNNNVAGFSSPSGLPFSQICRKMFQPSIMDAHLLPLDIPQNTSESDLARIRDDDFDSATKSGSDNNHELVSGDDQDPRPKKKRYHRHTQHQIQEMEAFFKECPHPDDKQRKELSRELGLEPLQVKFWFQNKRTQMKNQHERHENTQLRTENEKLRADNMRYREALSNASCPNCGGPTAIGEMSFDEHHLRLENARLREEIDRISAIAAKYVGKPVVNYPLLSPPVPSRPLELGMANFGPQPGLGGGDIYGSASDLIRSISAPTEADKPMIIELAVAAMEELTRMAQMGEPLWMTTLDGSTHMLNEDEYLRTFPRGIGPKPSGFKCEASRESAVVIMNHINLVEILMDVNQWSTLFSGIVSRAMTLEVLSTGVAGNYNGALQVMTSEFQVPSPLVPTRESYFVRYCKQHGDGTWAVVDVSLDDLRPTPGVRCRRRPSGCLIQEMPNGYSKVTWVEHVEVDDRGVHNLYKQLVSSGQAFGAKRWVTTLDRQCERLASAMATNIPTGDVGVITNQEGRKSMLKLAERMVISFCAGVSASTTHTWTTLSGTGADDVRVMTRKSIDDPGRPHGIVLSAATSFWLPVPPKRIFDFLRDENSRSEWDILSNGGVVQEMAHIANGRDTGNCVSLLRVNSANSSQSNMLILQESCTDPTASFVIYAPVDVVAMNLVLNGGDPDYVALLPSGFAILPDGGGGEGVSGGSLLTVAFQILVDSVPTAKLSLGSVATVNNLIACTVERIKASLSCENA, from the exons ATGCCTGCCGGAATTATGACACCGGCCAGAAACATGGGGTCGATGATTGGAAGAAATGGGAATAATAATGTTGCTGGATTTTCCTCTCCTTCTGGACTTCCTTTTTCTCAG ATCTGTAGAAAAATGTTCCAGCCAAGCATTATGGATGCTCACCTTCTCCCTCTAGACATCCCTCAAAACACTTCTGAAAGCGATCTTGCTCGAATCAGAGATGACGACTTTGACAGTGCTACTAAATCCGGCAGCGACAACAACCATGAGCTCGTCTCCGGTGACGACCAAGATCCTCGTCCTAAAAAGAAGCGGTATCATCGTCATACTCAACATCAGATCCAAGAAATGGAAGC GTTCTTCAAAGAGTGTCCTCACCCTGATGACAAACAAAGAAAGGAATTAAGCAGGGAATTAGGGTTAGAGCCTTTGCAAGTCAAATTTTGGTTCCAAAACAAACGCACTCAAATGAag AATCAACACGAGAGGCACGAGAATACTCAACTTCGAACTGAAAATGAGAAGCTTAGAGCTGATAACATGAGATATAGAGAAGCCCTAAGCAATGCTTCATGCCCTAATTGTGGTGGCCCTACTGCCATTGGTGAAATGTCTTTTGATGAACATCATCTTAGACTCGAAAATGCCCGTCTCCGCGAAGAG ATCGATCGCATATCAGCAATAGCTGCAAAATACGTAGGGAAGCCAGTGGTGAACTACCCTTTACTTTCTCCACCAGTCCCATCTCGTCCACTAGAGTTAGGAATGGCCAACTTCGGGCCACAACCCGGCCTGGGAGGAGGAGACATCTACGGCTCCGCCAGCGACCTAATCCGATCCATCAGTGCCCCAACGGAGGCCGATAAACCAATGATCATTGAGCTAGCCGTTGCAGCTATGGAAGAGCTAACTAGAATGGCTCAAATGGGTGAGCCATTGTGGATGACTACACTGGATGGCTCCACCCATATGCTCAATGAAGATGAGTACTTAAGAACTTTTCCAAGAGGTATTGGTCCTAAGCCTTCTGGGTTTAAATGTGAAGCTTCTCGTGAATCGGCTGTTGTCATCATGAACCACATTAACCTAGTCGAGATTCTCATGGACGTg AATCAATGGTCGACTTTATTTTCTGGAATTGTGTCTAGAGCTATGACACTTGAAGTATTATCAACCGGTGTTGCTGGAAATTACAATGGTGCTTTGCAAGTG ATGACGTCGGAATTTCAAGTTCCATCGCCACTTGTTCCGACTCGGGAAAGCTACTTCGTTAGATATTGTAAGCAGCATGGAGACGGGACGTGGGCGGTGGTGGATGTTTCGTTGGATGATCTACGCCCTACCCCTGGTGTTCGATGTAGACGAAGACCTTCGGGTTGTTTGATCCAGGAAATGCCAAATGGTTATTCAAAG GTTACATGGGTTGAGCATGTAGAAGTGGATGATAGAGGAGTTCATAATCTTTACAAGCAACTAGTGAGCTCTGGCCAAGCTTTTGGGGCTAAACGCTGGGTTACAACATTAGATCGCCAATGTGAACGACTTGCCAGTGCCATGGCCACTAACATTCCTACTGGTGATGTTGGag TAATAACGAATCAAGAAGGGAGAAAGAGTATGTTGAAGCTGGCTGAGAGAATGGTGATAAGCTTTTGTGCTGGAGTGAGCGCCTCCACAACTCACACATGGACTACTTTGTCGGGTACGGGTGCGGACGACGTTCGAGTCATGACTCGAAAGAGCATCGACGACCCGGGAAGACCTCATGGTATTGTCCTTAGTGCCGCAACTTCCTTCTGGCTTCCTGTTCCACCTAAGAGAATCTTCGATTTTCTTCGAGATGAAAACTCTCGCAGTGAG TGGGACATTCTTTCCAACGGCGGAGTAGTTCAAGAAATGGCTCACATTGCCAACGGCCGCGACACTGGCAACTGCGTATCTCTCCTACGAGTAAAC AGCGCAAATTCAAGCCAAAGCAACATGCTAATCTTGCAAGAAAGCTGCACAGATCCAACAGCCTCATTCGTGATCTACGCACCAGTCGACGTAGTAGCAATGAACCTCGTCCTAAATGGTGGCGATCCCGACTATGTAGCACTACTCCCCTCAGGGTTTGCCATTCTTCCTGACGGCGGAGGCGGAGAGGGAGTTTCGGGAGGGTCGTTGCTGACGGTTGCATTTCAAATACTGGTGGATTCAGTGCCGACGGCAAAACTGTCACTAGGGTCAGTTGCAACGGTAAACAATCTGATAGCTTGTACGGTGGAAAGGATAAAAGCTTCATTATCATGTGAGAATGCATAA
- the LOC103495949 gene encoding homeobox-leucine zipper protein HDG2-like isoform X3, giving the protein MFQPSIMDAHLLPLDIPQNTSESDLARIRDDDFDSATKSGSDNNHELVSGDDQDPRPKKKRYHRHTQHQIQEMEAFFKECPHPDDKQRKELSRELGLEPLQVKFWFQNKRTQMKNQHERHENTQLRTENEKLRADNMRYREALSNASCPNCGGPTAIGEMSFDEHHLRLENARLREEIDRISAIAAKYVGKPVVNYPLLSPPVPSRPLELGMANFGPQPGLGGGDIYGSASDLIRSISAPTEADKPMIIELAVAAMEELTRMAQMGEPLWMTTLDGSTHMLNEDEYLRTFPRGIGPKPSGFKCEASRESAVVIMNHINLVEILMDVNQWSTLFSGIVSRAMTLEVLSTGVAGNYNGALQVMTSEFQVPSPLVPTRESYFVRYCKQHGDGTWAVVDVSLDDLRPTPGVRCRRRPSGCLIQEMPNGYSKVTWVEHVEVDDRGVHNLYKQLVSSGQAFGAKRWVTTLDRQCERLASAMATNIPTGDVGVITNQEGRKSMLKLAERMVISFCAGVSASTTHTWTTLSGTGADDVRVMTRKSIDDPGRPHGIVLSAATSFWLPVPPKRIFDFLRDENSRSEWDILSNGGVVQEMAHIANGRDTGNCVSLLRVNSANSSQSNMLILQESCTDPTASFVIYAPVDVVAMNLVLNGGDPDYVALLPSGFAILPDGGGGEGVSGGSLLTVAFQILVDSVPTAKLSLGSVATVNNLIACTVERIKASLSCENA; this is encoded by the exons ATGTTCCAGCCAAGCATTATGGATGCTCACCTTCTCCCTCTAGACATCCCTCAAAACACTTCTGAAAGCGATCTTGCTCGAATCAGAGATGACGACTTTGACAGTGCTACTAAATCCGGCAGCGACAACAACCATGAGCTCGTCTCCGGTGACGACCAAGATCCTCGTCCTAAAAAGAAGCGGTATCATCGTCATACTCAACATCAGATCCAAGAAATGGAAGC GTTCTTCAAAGAGTGTCCTCACCCTGATGACAAACAAAGAAAGGAATTAAGCAGGGAATTAGGGTTAGAGCCTTTGCAAGTCAAATTTTGGTTCCAAAACAAACGCACTCAAATGAag AATCAACACGAGAGGCACGAGAATACTCAACTTCGAACTGAAAATGAGAAGCTTAGAGCTGATAACATGAGATATAGAGAAGCCCTAAGCAATGCTTCATGCCCTAATTGTGGTGGCCCTACTGCCATTGGTGAAATGTCTTTTGATGAACATCATCTTAGACTCGAAAATGCCCGTCTCCGCGAAGAG ATCGATCGCATATCAGCAATAGCTGCAAAATACGTAGGGAAGCCAGTGGTGAACTACCCTTTACTTTCTCCACCAGTCCCATCTCGTCCACTAGAGTTAGGAATGGCCAACTTCGGGCCACAACCCGGCCTGGGAGGAGGAGACATCTACGGCTCCGCCAGCGACCTAATCCGATCCATCAGTGCCCCAACGGAGGCCGATAAACCAATGATCATTGAGCTAGCCGTTGCAGCTATGGAAGAGCTAACTAGAATGGCTCAAATGGGTGAGCCATTGTGGATGACTACACTGGATGGCTCCACCCATATGCTCAATGAAGATGAGTACTTAAGAACTTTTCCAAGAGGTATTGGTCCTAAGCCTTCTGGGTTTAAATGTGAAGCTTCTCGTGAATCGGCTGTTGTCATCATGAACCACATTAACCTAGTCGAGATTCTCATGGACGTg AATCAATGGTCGACTTTATTTTCTGGAATTGTGTCTAGAGCTATGACACTTGAAGTATTATCAACCGGTGTTGCTGGAAATTACAATGGTGCTTTGCAAGTG ATGACGTCGGAATTTCAAGTTCCATCGCCACTTGTTCCGACTCGGGAAAGCTACTTCGTTAGATATTGTAAGCAGCATGGAGACGGGACGTGGGCGGTGGTGGATGTTTCGTTGGATGATCTACGCCCTACCCCTGGTGTTCGATGTAGACGAAGACCTTCGGGTTGTTTGATCCAGGAAATGCCAAATGGTTATTCAAAG GTTACATGGGTTGAGCATGTAGAAGTGGATGATAGAGGAGTTCATAATCTTTACAAGCAACTAGTGAGCTCTGGCCAAGCTTTTGGGGCTAAACGCTGGGTTACAACATTAGATCGCCAATGTGAACGACTTGCCAGTGCCATGGCCACTAACATTCCTACTGGTGATGTTGGag TAATAACGAATCAAGAAGGGAGAAAGAGTATGTTGAAGCTGGCTGAGAGAATGGTGATAAGCTTTTGTGCTGGAGTGAGCGCCTCCACAACTCACACATGGACTACTTTGTCGGGTACGGGTGCGGACGACGTTCGAGTCATGACTCGAAAGAGCATCGACGACCCGGGAAGACCTCATGGTATTGTCCTTAGTGCCGCAACTTCCTTCTGGCTTCCTGTTCCACCTAAGAGAATCTTCGATTTTCTTCGAGATGAAAACTCTCGCAGTGAG TGGGACATTCTTTCCAACGGCGGAGTAGTTCAAGAAATGGCTCACATTGCCAACGGCCGCGACACTGGCAACTGCGTATCTCTCCTACGAGTAAAC AGCGCAAATTCAAGCCAAAGCAACATGCTAATCTTGCAAGAAAGCTGCACAGATCCAACAGCCTCATTCGTGATCTACGCACCAGTCGACGTAGTAGCAATGAACCTCGTCCTAAATGGTGGCGATCCCGACTATGTAGCACTACTCCCCTCAGGGTTTGCCATTCTTCCTGACGGCGGAGGCGGAGAGGGAGTTTCGGGAGGGTCGTTGCTGACGGTTGCATTTCAAATACTGGTGGATTCAGTGCCGACGGCAAAACTGTCACTAGGGTCAGTTGCAACGGTAAACAATCTGATAGCTTGTACGGTGGAAAGGATAAAAGCTTCATTATCATGTGAGAATGCATAA